The Borreliella andersonii genome has a segment encoding these proteins:
- a CDS encoding penicillin-binding protein 1A — protein MKLNNPNLKKINTHKLLIYLTYFAVGFSIITLSLAISKTINIQKDKNFGYVNPAVPSRLLDINGKQITQFISDENRELMPLRKMPDNLINTLLIREDIGFFSHRGFSLIGIFRAAFNIVLGRYFSGGSTLTQQLAKLLYTNQARRSIVRKLNEIWWAIQLEKKLSKYEILEKYLNKVYFGNGNYGIVAASKFFFGKSVNKINTAESVMMIIQLPNPKLYSPLYNPEFSKKIQRAVLNQVVSNGIVKAEIAEKEFNEYWQNYDWTRMADTSAISNKKDQAPYFSEYIRQKILKYLPDGANIYKDGYSIYSTLDLEAQKYADKVTNDMINKARTMHNLNRSSETIIINSEIVPVVDAISDLLGIKNLRINGKQYKNLRKRKFYEDNIDLIASFGAILGIDKIDKATKEYIIKNKLTPKLIAQPEGAMIAIDTTSGAIRAMVGGSGHAKNNEFNRATQAKVQPGSAFKALYFAAAIDLKKITAATMFSDSPVAFLNKNGEVYAPGNYGGKWRGNVLTRQALALSLNIPALRILDKLGFDSAISYSSKLLGITDPKEIEKTFPKVYPLALGVISVSPIQMARAFAILGNNGNEIEPYGIRYIEDRAGRIITNEEASILAKIKNKEYQNQIVSPQAAYIITDMMKSTIQYGTLANQRYTNLKNFKSDIAGKSGTTQNWADGWAIGYSPYITTAFWVGFDKKGYSLGISGTGTGLAGPSWGEFMAEYHKNLPKKVFVKPEGIISIPIQAETGLLPEEIADEKIINELFISGTQPVEKSKYYENKQEFKNTIEFNIYGIDEINNNDDINFDTPEFEYLDNNLENFNNNSNNGNNLESFHNNNNNDNNDLESINHNEENKNKDEIENRNSQQDLINNNNNQEIFIENTKEIKDEIIVNKTNTEEQSSEKLNSNNNENEKINNKDVNGEDIQLD, from the coding sequence ATGAAACTAAATAACCCTAATTTGAAAAAAATAAATACGCATAAGCTGCTTATTTATTTAACATATTTCGCAGTTGGCTTTTCTATTATCACACTCTCATTAGCAATATCTAAAACCATAAACATACAAAAAGATAAAAATTTTGGGTATGTAAATCCAGCAGTTCCTTCAAGACTTTTAGATATTAATGGAAAACAAATAACTCAATTTATATCCGATGAAAATAGGGAATTAATGCCTTTGAGAAAAATGCCTGACAATCTAATTAATACACTTTTAATAAGGGAAGATATTGGTTTTTTTTCTCATCGAGGTTTTTCCTTGATAGGAATATTTAGAGCTGCATTTAATATTGTTCTTGGAAGATATTTTTCAGGCGGCAGCACATTAACTCAACAACTTGCAAAGCTTCTCTACACAAACCAAGCAAGAAGATCTATTGTGAGGAAATTGAATGAAATATGGTGGGCAATTCAACTTGAAAAAAAACTATCAAAATACGAAATACTAGAAAAGTACCTTAATAAGGTTTATTTTGGAAACGGAAACTACGGAATAGTTGCAGCATCAAAATTCTTTTTTGGCAAAAGTGTAAACAAAATCAATACAGCAGAATCTGTGATGATGATAATCCAGCTTCCAAATCCAAAACTTTATTCACCTCTTTACAATCCAGAATTTTCAAAAAAAATACAACGCGCCGTTTTAAACCAAGTTGTATCAAATGGAATAGTCAAGGCTGAAATTGCTGAAAAAGAATTTAATGAATACTGGCAAAATTATGATTGGACTAGAATGGCTGACACATCTGCAATTTCAAACAAAAAAGACCAGGCTCCTTATTTCTCTGAATATATAAGGCAAAAAATACTAAAATATTTGCCAGATGGTGCAAACATATATAAAGACGGGTACTCAATATATTCAACTCTTGACCTTGAGGCACAAAAATATGCAGATAAAGTTACAAACGATATGATTAATAAAGCAAGAACAATGCACAATTTAAATAGATCATCTGAAACAATAATTATTAATTCAGAAATTGTCCCCGTAGTAGATGCAATATCAGATTTATTGGGAATTAAAAATTTAAGAATAAATGGAAAGCAATATAAAAACCTAAGAAAAAGAAAATTTTACGAAGACAACATTGACCTAATTGCAAGCTTTGGAGCTATACTTGGAATTGATAAAATAGATAAAGCAACAAAAGAATATATTATTAAAAATAAATTAACACCAAAACTAATTGCACAACCTGAAGGAGCAATGATAGCAATAGATACAACAAGTGGAGCAATAAGAGCCATGGTTGGGGGAAGTGGGCATGCCAAAAACAATGAATTTAACCGAGCCACGCAAGCAAAAGTCCAGCCTGGAAGTGCATTCAAAGCATTGTATTTTGCAGCCGCAATTGATCTAAAAAAAATAACAGCTGCCACAATGTTTTCAGACTCTCCAGTAGCATTTCTAAATAAAAACGGAGAAGTTTATGCTCCAGGAAATTATGGTGGCAAATGGAGGGGCAACGTTTTAACACGCCAAGCATTAGCTTTGTCACTAAATATTCCAGCATTAAGAATATTAGACAAGCTAGGTTTTGACTCTGCAATTAGCTACTCCTCAAAACTACTAGGAATAACAGATCCAAAAGAAATAGAAAAAACGTTTCCAAAAGTTTATCCACTAGCACTAGGTGTAATATCGGTTTCTCCAATCCAAATGGCAAGAGCCTTCGCAATTTTAGGAAATAATGGTAACGAAATCGAACCTTATGGAATAAGATATATTGAAGACAGAGCTGGAAGAATAATAACAAATGAAGAAGCAAGCATATTAGCTAAAATAAAAAACAAAGAATATCAAAATCAAATAGTGTCTCCTCAAGCCGCTTATATCATCACAGATATGATGAAATCAACAATTCAATACGGAACCTTAGCAAATCAAAGATATACAAATCTCAAAAATTTCAAATCTGACATTGCCGGAAAATCGGGAACAACACAAAATTGGGCAGACGGATGGGCAATAGGATACTCTCCTTATATAACAACAGCATTTTGGGTTGGATTTGATAAAAAAGGATATTCACTAGGAATATCTGGAACAGGAACAGGATTAGCAGGACCTAGTTGGGGAGAATTCATGGCAGAATATCACAAAAATTTACCCAAAAAAGTTTTTGTAAAACCTGAAGGAATAATTAGCATCCCTATACAAGCAGAAACGGGTCTACTACCAGAAGAAATTGCTGATGAGAAAATAATAAATGAACTATTTATTTCCGGAACCCAGCCAGTTGAAAAATCAAAATATTATGAAAATAAACAAGAATTTAAAAATACAATAGAATTTAACATATATGGAATTGATGAAATTAATAATAATGATGATATAAATTTTGACACCCCTGAATTTGAATATCTTGATAATAATCTTGAAAACTTTAACAACAATAGTAATAATGGTAATAATCTTGAGAGCTTTCATAATAATAACAATAATGATAACAACGATCTTGAGAGCATTAATCATAATGAAGAAAATAAAAATAAAGATGAAATAGAAAATAGAAATTCACAACAAGATCTAATAAACAACAACAATAATCAAGAAATATTTATTGAAAACACCAAAGAAATTAAAGACGAAATCATTGTTAATAAAACAAACACAGAAGAACAGAGCTCAGAAAAATTAAATTCAAACAATAATGAAAATGAAAAAATTAACAATAAAGACGTCAACGGAGAAGATATCCAATTGGATTAA
- the plzA gene encoding c-di-GMP-binding receptor PlzA, which translates to MLLSRKIRDYGVKYRGKEIKMSTEINSFLNLRNTIEMRIGSYTVFGVIYSISMDSLKLIFQEDTVLPALAKNKNLGSIQLKKNSDSKSSAGFFPFLSVKLLSASAYSSLSKEYNLLTLEFLSPAPEEIAIKVGKLLDLKLGQNQRIHERIIIDKDSIRKLKIDSDKAFIKFNGAKHKCLIKDLSYGGALVISSFDYGDVEEDAIDLIFSFEFMDEEIFIEGKSKSLSVIQTPSGKVFALGIAFDEDKIPLEYTMLIHDYFN; encoded by the coding sequence ATGCTTTTATCGAGAAAAATAAGAGATTATGGGGTTAAGTATAGGGGTAAAGAGATTAAAATGAGTACAGAGATAAATAGCTTTTTAAATCTTCGCAATACTATTGAGATGAGAATAGGCTCTTATACTGTTTTTGGAGTAATTTATTCTATTTCTATGGATTCTCTTAAGCTTATCTTTCAAGAAGATACGGTATTGCCCGCTTTGGCTAAAAATAAGAATTTAGGCTCTATTCAACTTAAGAAAAATTCAGATTCTAAGAGTAGTGCGGGGTTTTTCCCTTTTTTGTCTGTGAAACTATTGAGTGCTTCTGCTTATTCTTCTTTGAGTAAGGAATACAATTTATTAACATTAGAATTTTTATCTCCTGCACCAGAAGAGATTGCTATTAAAGTTGGAAAGCTTCTTGATTTAAAACTTGGGCAAAATCAGAGAATTCATGAGAGGATTATTATCGATAAAGATTCTATTAGAAAGCTAAAAATTGATTCTGATAAAGCTTTTATCAAGTTTAATGGAGCAAAACATAAATGCTTAATAAAAGATTTATCTTATGGAGGTGCTTTAGTAATTTCTTCTTTTGATTATGGGGATGTCGAGGAAGATGCAATTGATTTGATTTTTAGTTTTGAATTTATGGATGAAGAGATTTTTATTGAAGGTAAATCAAAAAGTTTAAGCGTTATTCAGACGCCCAGTGGAAAGGTTTTTGCACTGGGTATTGCTTTTGATGAAGATAAAATACCACTTGAGTATACTATGTTAATCCACGATTATTTCAATTAA
- a CDS encoding L-threonylcarbamoyladenylate synthase produces the protein MISTEIISSRQIQKAAKLIKMGELVVFPTETVYGIGANAYNEDAVKMIFLVKKRPINNPLIVHVDTVKKIKELSEYIPKSALMLIKKFSPGPLTYVLKKSIKISRFVSGNLDTVAIRIPANKTALSLIKTSRVPIVAPSANISKRPSSTNFEMALKELNGLVKGVIRTEGNKDFNIGIESTVIGFDLKDNVLILRPGAITKKMIENELQGKYTVNYAESKIELEKSPGNIIEHYKPKIPVYLFKSQDNIRRYLNKDTKILITKDTLKSYLFNFFWDKKNIAIFNTLEEYAQNLYKELVTSENNYKQILSEFLKDEELGYSINNRIKKASSNRFINKTLLKL, from the coding sequence ATGATATCAACAGAAATAATCAGTAGCAGACAAATACAAAAAGCAGCAAAACTTATCAAAATGGGAGAACTTGTTGTATTCCCAACAGAAACAGTTTACGGAATTGGTGCAAATGCTTACAATGAGGATGCTGTAAAAATGATTTTTTTAGTAAAAAAAAGGCCTATTAATAATCCTTTAATAGTACACGTTGACACAGTAAAAAAAATAAAAGAATTATCAGAGTATATTCCCAAAAGTGCCCTAATGCTAATCAAAAAATTTAGTCCAGGACCTTTAACTTATGTTCTTAAAAAATCAATAAAAATATCTAGATTTGTAAGTGGAAACCTGGACACAGTAGCAATAAGAATTCCTGCAAACAAAACAGCTTTAAGCTTAATAAAAACATCCAGAGTTCCCATAGTAGCACCGTCTGCAAATATATCAAAAAGACCAAGCTCAACAAATTTCGAAATGGCCCTAAAAGAATTAAACGGACTTGTAAAAGGAGTAATAAGAACAGAAGGAAACAAAGACTTTAATATTGGAATCGAATCAACTGTGATTGGATTTGACTTAAAAGACAACGTGCTGATACTAAGACCAGGCGCAATAACAAAAAAAATGATAGAAAATGAACTTCAAGGAAAATATACTGTAAATTACGCAGAGTCAAAAATAGAACTAGAAAAATCACCCGGAAACATAATAGAACATTACAAACCAAAAATTCCCGTCTATTTATTTAAAAGTCAAGACAACATAAGAAGATATTTAAACAAAGATACAAAAATACTTATCACAAAAGATACTCTAAAATCCTATTTATTTAATTTTTTTTGGGATAAAAAAAATATTGCAATATTTAATACTCTTGAAGAATATGCACAAAATCTTTACAAAGAACTGGTAACTTCTGAAAACAACTACAAACAAATACTTAGTGAATTCTTAAAAGACGAAGAACTTGGATACTCAATAAACAATAGAATAAAAAAGGCCAGTTCAAATAGATTCATTAACAAAACATTGCTAAAACTATAA
- a CDS encoding septal ring lytic transglycosylase RlpA family protein — translation MRNLIDAILRDNKNFIFLFVFLFIASHLNSATVGLASWYGEAFHGKTTANGEKFDMMALTAAHKELPFNTTVRVTNLLNNRSVVVRINDRGPFRKDRIIDLSKYAAEKLDFLGIGVAPVKIEVIESENGKGPSISKLTDFKKTVNTPEIKEEKKTKQSDENISVENKSSDLLADYSVSTDKETDFYIQVGSYKKRDYADRAYRILKKAGLFVVVNSHGPFYTVFIPTNADDVQRNIELIKSAGYKDTLIRKTKVPGESLVMD, via the coding sequence ATGAGAAATTTAATTGATGCCATCTTAAGGGATAATAAAAACTTTATTTTTCTCTTTGTATTTTTGTTTATTGCTTCTCATTTAAATTCTGCCACAGTAGGCCTTGCTTCATGGTATGGCGAAGCTTTTCACGGCAAAACTACTGCTAATGGCGAAAAATTTGATATGATGGCTCTTACTGCTGCTCACAAAGAATTGCCTTTTAATACTACCGTAAGGGTTACAAATCTTTTAAACAATAGATCAGTTGTTGTAAGAATTAATGATAGAGGTCCTTTTAGGAAGGATAGAATAATCGATTTGTCAAAATATGCTGCCGAGAAGCTTGATTTTTTGGGAATAGGGGTTGCTCCTGTAAAAATTGAAGTAATTGAAAGCGAGAATGGAAAAGGACCTTCTATATCAAAATTAACTGATTTCAAAAAGACAGTTAATACTCCTGAGATTAAAGAAGAAAAGAAAACCAAGCAATCAGACGAAAATATTTCTGTTGAGAATAAATCTTCAGATTTATTAGCAGATTATTCAGTTTCTACTGACAAAGAAACAGATTTTTACATACAAGTTGGGTCTTATAAAAAAAGAGATTATGCTGATAGGGCGTATCGAATATTAAAAAAAGCGGGTCTATTTGTTGTAGTAAATTCTCACGGGCCGTTTTATACCGTTTTTATTCCTACTAATGCTGATGATGTTCAAAGAAATATAGAGCTTATTAAATCTGCTGGATATAAAGATACTTTAATAAGAAAAACCAAGGTTCCAGGCGAAAGCCTTGTTATGGATTAA
- a CDS encoding tRNA-dihydrouridine synthase yields the protein MKFLFDIPLPIMILAPMEDVTDTVFRNLIHLIGSEEGEPDIYFTEFISVKGIVNRSKQSIQHIYLKPNELNRPLIAQIWGNIPEQFYKAIEILGGMGFWGIDINMGCPKSKIIKKGVCSALINNKSLAKEIILASKEACARFDLPLSVKTRHGFSYPEVDDWLGFLLGLEIDMLTVYPRLAVNQSNGPVNFDIFYELVKLRNNLSPSTRIIGNGDVLSLKEARYYVDKYLIDGIMFGRGIFDNLNLFKSSSKHFLDSNLNFRLNILKFHIKDFHATWGLEKDFNKLKKYFKIYFTEKERQSKYFSNLINSKTYEELFENLKIIDMVGDF from the coding sequence ATGAAGTTTTTATTTGATATTCCTCTTCCAATTATGATTTTGGCTCCAATGGAGGACGTTACCGATACTGTTTTTAGAAATTTAATTCATTTAATAGGCTCTGAAGAAGGAGAACCTGATATTTATTTTACTGAATTTATTTCTGTAAAGGGAATTGTAAATAGATCAAAACAATCTATTCAGCATATTTATTTAAAACCCAATGAACTTAATAGGCCTTTAATTGCTCAAATTTGGGGCAATATCCCAGAACAATTTTATAAGGCGATAGAAATATTGGGAGGCATGGGGTTTTGGGGAATTGATATTAATATGGGTTGTCCTAAGAGTAAAATAATTAAAAAAGGAGTTTGTTCAGCTTTAATTAATAATAAATCTTTAGCTAAAGAAATAATTCTTGCAAGCAAAGAAGCCTGTGCTAGATTTGATTTGCCACTTAGTGTTAAGACCAGGCACGGATTTTCATATCCAGAAGTTGATGATTGGCTGGGATTTTTGTTAGGCCTTGAAATTGATATGCTAACGGTTTATCCAAGGCTTGCTGTTAATCAGAGTAACGGTCCTGTTAATTTTGATATTTTTTATGAACTTGTTAAATTGCGAAATAATCTTAGTCCTTCTACGCGTATTATTGGCAACGGGGATGTTTTGAGCCTCAAGGAAGCTAGATATTATGTTGATAAATATTTGATTGATGGGATTATGTTTGGTCGTGGAATTTTTGATAATTTGAATTTATTTAAGTCCTCTTCAAAACACTTTTTAGATAGTAATTTAAATTTTAGGTTAAATATATTAAAATTCCATATAAAGGATTTCCATGCTACTTGGGGTCTTGAAAAAGATTTTAATAAACTTAAAAAATATTTTAAGATATATTTTACTGAGAAAGAAAGACAGAGTAAATATTTCTCAAATCTTATAAATTCAAAAACTTATGAGGAGCTTTTTGAAAATTTAAAAATTATTGACATGGTAGGAGATTTTTAA
- the valS gene encoding valine--tRNA ligase: protein MNCRPLDKYDPKAFEDEIYTKWLKNNVFLPNNSLFEKFSMVAPPPNVTGVLHMGHALNFVLQDVLVRYKRMKRHNTLWLFGTDHAGIATQAVFERHLKKIGKSKDDFEREELVREIFKLKDRHRGIIVDQINKLGASYDHSRERFTLDENLCKAVNKVFKDLYSKGLIYRGEYLVNLDPGSGSVVSDEEIEYKEVDGKLYFVKYFIDNSSFIEVATTRPETMFGDTAIAVNPDDERYKSLVGKEVTIPLTTKKIKIIADFYVDSTFGTGALKVTPAHDPNDFEISKRHNISKINILTQDGKLNKNVPLQYQGLSVRDARFKIETELMEKGFLQDIKNHRQQVGHCYRSGEVIEPYLSTQWFVRMKPLADKALKALESGELKFYPKKWENTYKYWLSNIRDWCISRQLVWGHRIPVWYNIDTSELIVSDTDPSLDENNMGKRFVQDPDVLDTWFSSWLWPFSSLGWPNVAADFKNYYPTNTLITAYDIIFFWVARMVMAGLEFTGQVPFKDVYITPLLRDKQGKKMSKSLGNGIDPLDIINEYGSDSLRFTLSFLSVQGQDLNIDAKDFMFGAKFANKVFNASKFILLNLKNREILNDLKFNDVDKWLLTSLNSTILGVESAFANYKYNEASKFVYEFFWNDFCDWYIEISKIDLNNENINIQNMAISKLLFFLKKALLILHPFIPFVTEKIYSEFSEKEDILALNEYPSFDITNNFQEEFESFKVLKTFITAIRTFKSEFNIPASVEIDVALKFDVDFKDEPYFKANESIVKRMINFKNIFYNENCDGMLGVAAVGFEIYADVRALIDKSKELARLGKQLEKYKMLNISVLKKLENKNFLMNAPKEIIEAEKLKFVEFSSLINKINSYIVNLENL, encoded by the coding sequence ATGAATTGTAGACCTCTTGATAAATATGATCCTAAGGCATTTGAAGATGAAATTTACACTAAGTGGCTTAAAAATAATGTTTTTTTGCCTAATAATTCTTTATTTGAAAAATTTAGTATGGTTGCACCTCCTCCTAATGTTACTGGCGTGTTGCATATGGGGCATGCTCTTAATTTTGTTTTGCAAGATGTTCTTGTAAGATATAAAAGAATGAAAAGACACAATACTTTGTGGCTTTTTGGCACAGATCATGCAGGAATAGCAACACAGGCTGTTTTTGAAAGACATCTTAAAAAGATTGGTAAAAGCAAGGATGATTTTGAAAGAGAAGAGCTTGTTAGAGAAATTTTTAAATTAAAAGATAGGCACAGAGGGATAATTGTTGATCAGATAAACAAACTTGGGGCGTCTTATGATCACTCAAGAGAAAGGTTTACTCTTGATGAGAATCTTTGTAAGGCTGTTAACAAGGTTTTTAAGGACTTATATTCTAAGGGGTTGATTTATAGGGGCGAGTATCTTGTTAATCTTGATCCTGGATCTGGGAGTGTTGTTAGTGATGAGGAGATTGAATACAAAGAAGTTGATGGTAAACTTTATTTTGTTAAGTATTTTATTGATAACTCTTCGTTTATTGAAGTTGCAACAACCAGGCCTGAGACAATGTTTGGAGATACTGCTATTGCTGTTAATCCTGATGATGAGAGATATAAGTCTTTAGTTGGCAAAGAAGTTACAATTCCTTTGACAACTAAAAAGATAAAAATTATTGCAGATTTTTATGTTGACAGTACTTTTGGTACTGGGGCTTTAAAAGTTACTCCTGCGCATGATCCTAATGATTTTGAAATTTCAAAAAGACACAATATTTCTAAGATCAATATTTTAACTCAAGATGGAAAACTTAATAAAAATGTTCCTTTACAATACCAAGGGTTAAGTGTGAGGGATGCAAGATTTAAAATTGAGACAGAATTAATGGAAAAAGGGTTTTTGCAAGATATCAAGAATCATAGACAACAGGTTGGACACTGTTATCGCTCTGGTGAGGTTATTGAACCTTATTTGTCTACTCAGTGGTTTGTGAGGATGAAGCCTTTGGCAGACAAAGCTTTAAAGGCTTTAGAGAGTGGAGAGTTAAAATTTTATCCTAAAAAGTGGGAAAATACATATAAATATTGGTTGTCAAATATTAGAGATTGGTGTATATCAAGACAGCTTGTTTGGGGACATAGAATACCGGTTTGGTATAATATTGATACATCGGAACTTATTGTTAGTGATACTGATCCTTCTTTAGATGAAAATAATATGGGAAAGAGGTTTGTTCAAGATCCAGATGTTCTTGATACCTGGTTTTCTTCTTGGCTATGGCCCTTTTCTTCACTTGGATGGCCCAATGTTGCTGCTGATTTTAAAAATTATTATCCAACAAATACTTTAATAACAGCTTACGACATAATATTTTTTTGGGTTGCAAGAATGGTGATGGCAGGATTAGAATTTACAGGGCAAGTTCCTTTCAAAGATGTTTATATCACACCTCTTTTGCGTGACAAACAAGGCAAAAAAATGTCAAAGTCTTTGGGCAATGGAATAGATCCCCTTGATATTATTAATGAGTATGGAAGTGATTCTTTGCGGTTTACTTTATCCTTTTTGTCTGTTCAAGGTCAAGATTTAAATATTGATGCTAAAGATTTTATGTTTGGAGCTAAGTTTGCTAACAAGGTTTTTAATGCTTCTAAATTTATTCTTTTAAATTTAAAAAATAGAGAAATATTAAATGATTTGAAATTTAACGATGTTGACAAATGGCTGCTTACAAGCTTAAATTCGACTATTCTTGGCGTAGAGTCTGCTTTTGCAAATTATAAATATAATGAAGCTTCAAAATTTGTTTATGAGTTTTTTTGGAATGATTTTTGCGATTGGTATATTGAAATTAGCAAAATTGATTTAAATAATGAAAATATTAATATTCAAAATATGGCTATTTCTAAGTTGCTATTTTTCCTTAAAAAAGCATTGTTGATTTTACATCCGTTTATTCCTTTTGTTACAGAAAAAATTTATTCTGAATTTTCAGAAAAGGAAGATATTTTAGCTTTAAATGAATATCCAAGTTTTGATATTACCAATAATTTTCAAGAAGAATTTGAAAGTTTTAAAGTATTAAAAACTTTCATTACAGCTATTAGAACATTTAAGAGTGAGTTTAATATACCTGCTAGCGTTGAAATTGATGTTGCCTTGAAGTTTGATGTTGACTTTAAAGATGAGCCATACTTTAAGGCTAATGAAAGTATTGTAAAAAGAATGATTAATTTTAAAAATATATTTTACAATGAAAATTGTGATGGCATGCTTGGTGTAGCTGCAGTTGGTTTTGAAATTTATGCAGATGTTAGGGCATTAATAGATAAAAGCAAAGAGCTGGCAAGGCTTGGAAAGCAGCTTGAAAAGTATAAGATGCTCAATATTTCTGTTTTAAAAAAACTTGAAAATAAAAATTTTTTAATGAATGCTCCTAAGGAAATTATTGAAGCTGAAAAATTAAAATTTGTAGAATTTTCTTCTTTGATTAATAAAATAAATAGTTATATTGTTAATTTAGAAAATCTGTAA
- the mnmD gene encoding tRNA (5-methylaminomethyl-2-thiouridine)(34)-methyltransferase MnmD has protein sequence MKKPIFKEKTIYSSKFDDIYYNPKHGIKESFYTFIKGCNLDLELKTKKNLLIAELGFGTGLNFICLLKFIKENNITSKINYYSIEKFPLEKKTIIQISKFFVKETPYFKLMLKHYPKIPKKNLKLKITENVNLKILIGDAKIKIKEIPKNVEYWFLDGFKPKKNPEMWSNEIFNLISEKSSKECKLSTFSSARIVKDGLKIANFKYIHIEKGFGNKRHMIKAQKN, from the coding sequence ATGAAAAAGCCAATTTTTAAAGAAAAAACAATATATTCAAGCAAATTCGATGACATCTATTACAATCCAAAGCACGGAATTAAAGAAAGTTTTTACACATTTATTAAAGGCTGCAATCTAGATTTAGAATTAAAAACCAAAAAAAATCTTTTAATAGCAGAGTTAGGATTTGGAACAGGATTGAACTTTATATGTCTTTTAAAATTTATAAAAGAAAACAACATAACCTCAAAAATTAATTACTATTCTATAGAAAAATTTCCACTCGAAAAAAAAACAATAATTCAAATTTCAAAGTTCTTCGTTAAAGAAACCCCTTATTTCAAATTAATGCTAAAACATTATCCTAAAATTCCAAAGAAAAATTTAAAACTAAAAATAACAGAAAATGTTAATTTAAAAATTTTAATTGGAGACGCTAAAATAAAAATCAAAGAAATTCCCAAAAATGTAGAATACTGGTTTTTAGACGGATTCAAGCCTAAAAAAAATCCTGAAATGTGGAGCAATGAAATATTCAATTTAATCTCTGAGAAAAGCAGTAAAGAATGCAAACTTTCAACATTTTCCTCTGCAAGAATTGTAAAAGATGGCCTAAAGATTGCCAATTTTAAATACATTCATATAGAAAAAGGATTTGGCAATAAAAGACATATGATAAAAGCTCAAAAAAATTAA
- the groES gene encoding co-chaperone GroES: MKNIKPLADRVLIKIKEAESKTISGLYIPENAKEKTNIGTVIAIGSSKEEITVKVGDTVLYEKYAGAAVKIENKEHLILKAKEIVAIIEE, translated from the coding sequence ATGAAAAATATTAAGCCGTTAGCTGATAGAGTTTTAATAAAAATCAAAGAAGCTGAGAGCAAAACAATCTCAGGACTTTACATACCAGAAAATGCAAAAGAAAAAACAAATATTGGAACAGTTATAGCTATTGGTTCTAGCAAAGAAGAGATCACTGTAAAAGTTGGTGATACTGTACTTTACGAAAAGTATGCAGGAGCTGCCGTAAAAATCGAAAACAAAGAACATTTAATACTAAAAGCAAAAGAAATAGTTGCAATAATAGAAGAGTAA